Genomic segment of Salvia hispanica cultivar TCC Black 2014 chromosome 2, UniMelb_Shisp_WGS_1.0, whole genome shotgun sequence:
TCATAGATGTGTATTTTGTaccatcaaattaaaataaaattttcattgactatttatatatgaatggagtttatgatgataaataattgtGGATAGTGTACCTATTTGAGGGGGCAACATTTCATAGTTGGATCGTTGATACATGAACTTAATTATAGCTGTTGGTGGGAAGGGcactattaatattaataatatgtatTTGGCCAAACGATCAATTTCATGTACGGAGTAACTTTTATGTGTGATGAAATCTAAAACTcgttttaatatataaaacaatataagCAAGTATTATGCCTAAGAACAATTTCACATTCGATCTCATTCGATTCAATTAATACACAGTCCAACCGCccaagaatatataaaaatgataaaagcaaaaataGTAGCACTGGATTGAAGAATCATAGACGATGAAAGATTTCCAGCAATTTCAGGTACCTTTCTCGTGATTGATACGTGAAATATCCCTTCTTAGCACTCTAATCAATGGAATGAATACAATCTTTTTGTAATGGTTAAACACtcttatcttaaaattttaacaagaAGTTATGGATTTCTATGTTCGAAGTCATCTCCGGGTCGATATGAATTATTCGAAAAGATTACATTTTGATAGTGCAAGCGATAAATTTGAACTTGAGCAACATTAGAACACTACATAAAACAAACCGTTAaggaaatattttaatgtactTAAGGAAGctaatttgtatttctaaatatactACGAACGCTTCAAAAATCGTCCTTATTGATAGTGTCTCAAGTGAAATTAGAGGATTCAAATGGAAGTGTcttgaaaaaacaaaagagtaaattaatttatctttaatttatgtatgctttctttttgtgttctaaactattgttatttaaaaaaaaaaaaaatcaacgcTAGTAATTGTATCTCGATTTTTATGtccttaaaaaaatactactaagtTTTTTTCAGTAGAAATTTGATGTTTCTCTTGAATTATTGAGTTCTTTGTggcattttcttttatttggatATGCTTATTCGTATAATTTAGATCTTGCAGTAGAAATTTGATGTTTCTCTTGAATTATTGAGTTCTTTGtggcattttattttatttggatatgCTTATTCGTATAATTTAGATCTTCTATCTTTGCCATGGGTGTTATCTGTCaacttttgttgattttgctagcttaattgattttcaacttttattgattttgctaGTTTAATTCATTTTGAGGTTGTTTAACTGTTTGGTTGAACTTCTTTTGCAATCTACTTTACTTGTCTCTTGGCTCATCACTATGTTTAATTGTAAGATAATTTATGACGAAACATCATAGATATGAATGACAATATAGTATAGTTAAATGagttaatcaagaaaaatgcacaagtgttgttttaattttgggtatgaatataaatacaaGTACCATTTGACGGACCTCAAACGCCTTGTCAATGGTTTTAATTTGTCACGACTACTTCCTTTTACATTCTAGCATtcaaaaatactccctccgtcccgctttagcagtttCATTGACTTTTTTGCcctctttttggaaaaatgataagaaatagttaaaaaggagaaatggtgaattaagagagagaataatatagagaagagtcttatctacattattgtgtctcttactttaccatttctccactttaactattttttatcatttttataaaaagagggcagaaaagtcaatgggactgctaaagcgggacggagggagtatcatagagcattaaaaattaagtaaacgataaattttactacttgAATAAATAATCGATTATCATTATATTCATAAAGTTACAAAATGACATTTCAATACTTTAAATAGGAAGAAATGCCAAATGGGTGAGAGgttattttggatttataaAGCTAGTTGGGATTTTAACTAATAGAATCTAGTCACATCAACAATTGTTACGCAAATGTAAGGTTTCATCAATTCAATCGATCAACAACACTTAcaactttatttaaatattttatttagtcgAAATGAGTTCAATTAGTCAAATCATGTCCACGCTCCACCAAAGAGGTGTAGCAATATGTGTGGATGCTTCATTAATTATATCGCTATTATATGCTTTGTAGTTGCCCCAAGCTACGGCTGCtgttaatataataatgaaaaaattattctacTTTTGTCTTGACTATATTTATCTGGAGCCTGGAGGTAGTGTCGCAACTTAGGTACAAGTTGAGATCATAAAAAATCGCTATCCAAATTAATtcgtaaattttttttaattttttcataattattagaTCTATTTCTTACacatgaaacaaaaaattatatagattGAAACTTTGATGGTGTACTAATAGGGCGATTTCAGCAGCTTCAGTTAATCCTCTTTGGAcctaaaacaaattaattgtattCTATTTTTGCAGTTTTTGTTCAAACGTCAATTATGAAGAGACAGAAAAGTAGGTTAGATAGTGTTAATATATGATTGCaacttttgaaattatttggtAATTAGTATATACTTCTTTATTTGCAGTTTAATATGAATACCGTATGAGTTGAAAATTAATAGGATGATATATTGATATGTACCATATCCATACTTcactatataaaaaagtgaaataaagaaaataagtggtataatgtaattattttattattcgaaaTGCGTGGTATACTCTACTTAAGAATATTAGGGTGGTGCATTATGTTCATTATGTTTAGtctgaattatttattatttggaaaatATAGGAGATGCTAATTTTTTGTATGCAAAAAGCCTTTTTCTCAACTACTATATCCTGATATTTCAGcatacaaaaatgcaatcgATGAAATTAAACCACATGTTTGGTAAAGGTGATAACTCGTCTAGgaattgttaatttttagCTATTTATATGTTGAAAGCATGACTTAGAGAATCTCAAGTCTCAACTGACCAAAACCTACAGTCTTTCCATAtctcactctctcttcttcactCACTttccctcttctctctctcacgtTTTCCGGCGGATAAACCGGCCAATCCGGCCACACAAAGCTCAATTTCTACAAAATATGATTCGAAGAGAATGACGAGCTCGATTTCGCCATGTCACTGTCGTCGTGCTCAGACTGCTTCTCCGACCTCCTCTGCGGCGAGGCCTCCAGTAGTATTATCTCCTCTTTCTCGCCGGAATACTCATCGAACTTCGATTCTCAGCCGGCGGAGTCCATCTCCGGGATGTTGGAAGACGAGAGAGATGTAGCCGGAATCAGTAGCTGCCGCGCCGTCGATCAGCCGATCGATGCGTCGGTTAGAGCTGAATTTGTTGCATGGATTCTCAAGGTATATATCTATATCTTCTCCCTTTTCCAGATTCAGGTTCGCAATTCCTGCTATCGTGCGCCGATGGGTATCGACTGTAAATGGCGGCGGCGCACTTTTAGAAATGTAGCTAGTATGCGCCGGCGTCGTAGGAAGCGATGGAACAGTGCGCACTCGAGGCGCATATTATCCTTTGCGTATGGTTTGTTTGACCGATGCTTGGTTCATTGTGCAGGTGCAACGATATTACGGGTTTCAGCCGTTAACGGCGTATCTCTCCGTCAACTATTTTGATCGTTTCGTTTGCTGCCATCAGCTACCGGTAAAAACACCGTCTCCGTTAAGTAGTTTaatctcttttttcttcatgattagaaaatactactccacttGGCTTATCTCCTCAAAATGCATGTCACAGTCAGATCCAGTCTTCTTAATAGACTAAtactattattgattttacAGTTTcttattcttaaattttatcgGAATTTGACTTTTAAGAACAAACGATAAGGACGTTTATTtggtactagtataattttatatccaAGTGTTTTAATCTCGTTCGAAATTCGGAAGTTGCTACTTTTTTGCATTTGACTtgttaattacaaattattattatatgtgtgttttcggaaaaaatattatatggaAAGTCATTTTATTGGCTATTAATAGACGTTCGCTTTAATTGGTaactcaataaatataatctatCTACCCATTTACAACATAAAGCAATAAAACAAGATCAGCGCTGAGAATTGCTTCTTCactaaatactactcctaacTAAGTTGACGTAATCTCCCAAATACTTATCGGTTCCAAATCCAATTATTGAAATGACGCATTAAAGGTTTTGCTTTTTGAAACCTGTTTCatatgataataattttaaatgatgaCGAGAAGAACTATTGGCATGTATGCCtatatttcaagaaatattTAGTAGGAAGGCCCATATGTGTCGTGCacaatattaattactactaatactactatttacttTTACTACTCCTAGTAGACAAGTCGTAGTACTAACTACTCTctaatttttgatattttcacttttatattttgtggcAGAAAATGAGTGGATGGCCGCTGCAACTACTCTCTGTTGCATGTTTGTCTTTAGCTGCAAAGATGGAGGAACGACTTGTTCCTTGTCTATTGGATCTTCAGGtactattattgattttacaaataataatactagtagcctgtaaattcttaattttttattcaattttaattttattaattaagttgaaAATATGTTTGATCTTTTTTCGCTATCGATTTATAAACTACTACTcctacttatacatttatctttttgcaagctaatttatttatttttataaactctgaaattattagtaaatttttcttggaatatatcataattcatTTGATTATTAGGTTGAAGACCCAAAATTTAGTTTTGAAGCAAGAACTATTCAAAGAATGGAACTTCTAGTTTTAAGTGTGTTGGATTGGAGACTTCGATCTATTTCCCCATTTTGTTATCTCCCATTTTTCGCGCTCAAGATTGACCCCTCTGGAACTTACACCGACTTCCTCACTACAAGGGCCAAAGAAATCATCTTCTCTACATTTGAAggtatttatttaatggagtaataCAATACAAGTTAATTTTGTAACCGAAAATAGGTTTGATTAATTCCGTGTTTCCGTATTAACAGAGACCAGCTTCCTTGGGTGTAGGCCATCTTGCATTGCTGCTGCAGCAATACTGTGTGCAGCAAATGATTTGccaaaattctcactcatcacTGCTCAACATGCTGAGTCATGGTGTGATGGACTCCACAAAgtaatttttgaaaagattacttaattataaccaaaaattacaaattagtatatggtagtagtaattgattAATACTCATGCAGGATGAAATAACGAGTTGTCAGCAGCTGATTCGGCAAGACGTTTTCAAAATAAGGCCAAAGAAGCAGCCAAAGGTATTCCCAGACCTTCGAGTCACAAACAGAGCAAGTATAGGCAGCACCAGTTCATTACTgtcttctccatctccatcttATAAGAGAAAGAGTGATGGGGTAGATGAAAATGAAGAGACTTTGATTAAGAGGGTTAAATATGAAGACTtgcataattaaatagtttaataGAAATAATTCGTCTAGAAACCTCAATGGGGCCGGGTATTTTTTTCTCAGAAAGTCTGAAGAGTGCATAGATTAGCATTAATGTgtacaaagaaaaagatgtcTTGTGAGATTTAATTCTAACCCCTTCTTGGTCGGGGGGTGGTAATAGTCAATCATTTGTGTTCACAACTACACAAGAATGATTAGCGAtgggaatttaattaaaattaattagccGCATAATATATGTGAGTGAGTGAGCAAGATGATTGGAAGGTGTTTGAGCTTATGAAACTGTTTTAGTAGTACTTTGGTGGAGTGGGAGTGATGGGGTATGAATGAATTGAATGCAATTGAAAGAGAGATTGGTGGGACCA
This window contains:
- the LOC125204011 gene encoding cyclin-D1-1-like, which produces MSLSSCSDCFSDLLCGEASSSIISSFSPEYSSNFDSQPAESISGMLEDERDVAGISSCRAVDQPIDASVRAEFVAWILKVQRYYGFQPLTAYLSVNYFDRFVCCHQLPKMSGWPLQLLSVACLSLAAKMEERLVPCLLDLQVEDPKFSFEARTIQRMELLVLSVLDWRLRSISPFCYLPFFALKIDPSGTYTDFLTTRAKEIIFSTFEETSFLGCRPSCIAAAAILCAANDLPKFSLITAQHAESWCDGLHKDEITSCQQLIRQDVFKIRPKKQPKVFPDLRVTNRASIGSTSSLLSSPSPSYKRKSDGVDENEETLIKRVKYEDLHN